In Aspergillus oryzae RIB40 DNA, chromosome 6, one genomic interval encodes:
- the arfA gene encoding putative ADP-ribosylation factor (GTP-binding ADP-ribosylation factor Arf1) has protein sequence MGLTFSKLFDRLWGKKEMRILMVGLDAAGKTTILYKLKLGEIVTTIPTIGFNVETVEYKNIQFTVWDVGGQDKIRPLWRHYFQNTQGIIFVVDSNDRDRIVEAREELQRMLNEDELRDALLLVFANKQDLPNAMSPAEITQQLGLQSLTRRAWYIQSTCATTGDGLYEGLEWLADALRKAGRD, from the exons ATGGGTCTCACCTTCTCCAAGTTGTTCGACCGCCTATGGGGCAAAAAGGAGATGCGAATTCTGATGGTCGGTCTTGACGCAGCCGGAAAGACCACCATTCTGTATAAGCTGAAGTTGGGTGAAATTgtcaccaccatccccacAATCG GTTTCAACGTCGAGACTGTCGAATACAAGAACATTCAGTTTACCGTATGGGATGTCGGTGGTCAGGACAAGATCCGTCCTCTCTGGAGACATTACTTCCAGAACACTCAGGGTATTATCTTCGTCGTGGATAGCAACGATCGCGATCGTATTGTCGAGGCCCGGGAAGAGTTGCAGCGCATGTTGAACGAGGATGAACTCCGTGatgctcttctccttgtttTCGCTAACAAGCAAGATTTGCCG AATGCCATGAGCCCCGCCGAAATTACCCAGCAGCTTGGTCTGCAAAGTCTCACTCGCCGTGCTTGG TACATCCAATCTACCTGCGCTACCACCGGTGACGGTCTGTACGAGGGTCTCGAGTGGCTCGCCGATGCTTTGCGGAAGGCGGGCCGTGATTAA
- a CDS encoding ankyrin repeat domain-containing protein (predicted protein) encodes MSTPTVEELLGIINEKDKHMACLQTALRATKETFARQLQDVQRKATDEKATLYQQLQAALKDVNQLKEDLSRSQKSCLEEVRNLRKQFEFRKQDSNHKLRALETQQLSSAGNGHENCWNMTSTRSFTQKPPHQAHHLNGQASSLNVLDARGEFPLYSAAAGGYYDEVKRLLEQGANPSMRTLFQWTALHWAVGNGHAKIAQLLLDYGADINAISDTGSTPLDMARNDTMKGILRQRGAR; translated from the coding sequence aTGTCGACCCCGACCGTTGAAGAATTGCTCGGCATAATCAACGAAAAGGATAAGCACATGGCTTGCCTGCAGACAGCGCTTCGCGCTACGAAGGAGACTTTCGCTCGACAACTGCAAGATGTGCAACGGAAGGCAACAGATGAGAAGGCAACCCTCTACCAGCAGCTTCAAGCTGCGTTAAAAGACGTCAACCAGCTGAAAGAGGATCTTAGTCGAAGTCAAAAGAGTTGTCTGGAGGAGGTGAGGAATCTTCGAAAACAATTCGAGTTCAGAAAGCAGGATTCAAATCACAAACTGCGGGCCTTAGAAACGCAGCAGTTGAGTTCAGCCGGGAATGGTCACGAAAATTGCTGGAATATGACTTCGACGCGCTCATTTACACAAAAACCTCCACATCAGGCGCATCATTTAAATGGGCAGGCGTCAAGCCTGAACGTTCTAGACGCTAGGGGCGAGTTCCCTCTTTATAGTGCTGCCGCTGGTGGGTACTACGATGAGGTGAAGCGATTGCTAGAGCAGGGAGCAAACCCGTCCATGAGGACCCTGTTTCAATGGACGGCGCTTCATTGGGCCGTCGGTAATGGTCATGCGAAAATTGCTCAACTATTGCTTGATTATGGGGCCGATATCAACGCAATTTCGGACACAGGGAGTACTCCATTAGACATGGCACGAAACGATACGATGAAGGGTATACTTCGTCAACGGGGAGCCAGATGA